Proteins encoded together in one Desulfosporosinus meridiei DSM 13257 window:
- the pduL gene encoding phosphate propanoyltransferase: protein METFKVPVGISNRHIHLSHDHIEALFGEGYSLTKMKDLSQPGQFASEETVTLIGPKGAIAGVRVLGPARKASQVELTATDTFKLGVKPPVRDSGKIEETPGIDVEGPKGRIHMNKGVIIAARHLHMSPQDAEKYKLDDGQYIRAIVPGSRGGILDQVLVRVSPDYALDLHVDTDEGNAFSLVNGQLLEVCLP from the coding sequence ATGGAAACCTTTAAAGTTCCCGTCGGAATATCTAATCGCCACATCCATCTGTCGCATGATCATATTGAGGCTCTTTTTGGTGAGGGATACTCTTTAACAAAGATGAAAGATCTTAGTCAACCTGGTCAATTTGCCAGTGAAGAAACTGTTACGCTCATTGGACCCAAAGGTGCAATTGCGGGAGTTCGGGTTTTGGGGCCTGCCCGAAAAGCTTCTCAAGTTGAACTTACTGCTACAGATACTTTTAAACTTGGGGTAAAACCGCCAGTCCGCGATTCTGGAAAGATTGAAGAAACGCCCGGCATTGATGTTGAAGGTCCAAAGGGAAGGATTCACATGAATAAAGGTGTTATTATTGCTGCCCGACATCTTCATATGAGTCCGCAAGATGCTGAGAAGTATAAACTCGACGATGGGCAATATATCCGAGCTATTGTCCCTGGTTCTCGGGGCGGAATTCTTGATCAAGTATTAGTTCGGGTAAGCCCTGATTACGCTCTTGACTTGCATGTAGACACTGACGAAGGGAATGCTTTTAGTTTAGTAAACGGACAATTGCTTGAGGTATGTCTTCCCTAG
- a CDS encoding DUF5665 domain-containing protein, whose protein sequence is MAVSKEENKPTMELSISNDETDSINAQKLAGLNHQVALLAETLEKMRLADYISYLNRPGRMLWINFGVGLLRGLGTALGAGLLAGFAYFILKRIVVLNLPVIGGLIAELSRYVNQP, encoded by the coding sequence GTGGCCGTTTCGAAAGAAGAGAATAAACCGACCATGGAACTCTCGATAAGTAACGATGAAACGGATTCTATTAATGCTCAGAAGTTAGCGGGATTGAACCATCAAGTTGCTTTGTTGGCAGAAACTCTGGAAAAAATGAGACTAGCTGATTATATTTCTTATTTAAATCGGCCGGGAAGAATGCTATGGATTAATTTTGGGGTTGGTCTTTTGCGAGGATTGGGAACTGCCCTGGGAGCAGGTTTGCTGGCTGGATTTGCCTATTTTATTTTAAAACGGATAGTAGTTCTGAACCTGCCAGTAATAGGAGGATTGATTGCGGAATTAAGCAGATATGTTAATCAACCCTAA
- a CDS encoding 2-phosphosulfolactate phosphatase — MQIEVLPSTGSPRIPYLEDRLVIVIDVLRATSTIVTALANGCQAIVPVLTSEEALEKRLTLPGSLLGGERDSLIIEGFDLGNSPFDYVPEKVGGRRVILTTSNGTRAIRDSIAAPMIWMASFINMHSIVLAVHREFENRNRLKGIVVFCAGTEERFDLPDTLCAGMLIDSLGSKILLNDLGEAARLLYRSSEDHLTDRIRNSVHGKKLISLGFERDIEYCSTPNILPIVPVVQEGEIVWLTGE; from the coding sequence ATGCAAATCGAAGTATTGCCGAGTACAGGGTCTCCACGAATTCCCTATTTAGAAGATAGATTAGTCATCGTGATTGATGTTTTGAGAGCAACAAGTACCATTGTGACGGCACTAGCCAATGGCTGCCAAGCCATTGTCCCGGTGCTTACCTCAGAGGAAGCCTTAGAGAAACGTTTAACGCTCCCCGGCTCATTATTAGGGGGTGAGCGTGATTCGCTGATCATTGAGGGCTTTGATTTAGGAAACTCTCCTTTTGACTATGTTCCCGAAAAAGTAGGAGGCAGAAGAGTAATTTTGACTACATCGAATGGCACTCGAGCTATACGAGATTCTATTGCTGCCCCAATGATTTGGATGGCTTCGTTTATCAATATGCATAGTATTGTTTTAGCTGTACACAGAGAATTTGAGAATCGAAATAGGTTAAAAGGAATAGTAGTGTTTTGTGCAGGTACAGAAGAACGTTTTGACTTGCCGGATACTCTTTGCGCCGGGATGTTAATTGATTCTTTGGGATCAAAGATTTTGCTAAACGATTTAGGTGAAGCTGCACGCCTGTTATATCGAAGCTCTGAAGATCATCTTACAGATAGGATTCGGAACTCAGTTCATGGGAAAAAACTTATATCCTTGGGCTTTGAACGAGACATAGAGTATTGCTCAACTCCAAATATTTTACCAATTGTTCCGGTGGTTCAAGAGGGAGAAATAGTTTGGTTGACAGGAGAGTAA
- a CDS encoding TraR/DksA C4-type zinc finger protein: MKDQKRYDKLINTLHEERSEVMETAAELFEGSMKDSLGELSLVDNHPADVGSELYQRSRDIAEHDRLSHRIGAIDNALERFEKGNYAKCEHCGQQIPYERLEVLPYTTVCAKCSREEEKEEQHSLHREPVENEILNRPFSRTFNDGTDRVMFDGEDSWQAVARYGTADTLQDLGTNRNISDPNNLYEDSDETIGSVQFIETIETQREPEGRLNTIHYSKEHGQT; the protein is encoded by the coding sequence TTGAAAGATCAAAAGCGATATGATAAATTGATCAATACATTACATGAAGAACGAAGTGAAGTTATGGAAACTGCCGCTGAATTATTTGAAGGAAGTATGAAAGATTCATTAGGAGAATTATCCCTCGTGGATAATCATCCTGCAGATGTTGGAAGCGAATTGTACCAGCGGTCACGTGATATTGCCGAACATGATCGCCTAAGTCATAGAATTGGAGCTATTGACAATGCTCTGGAAAGGTTTGAAAAAGGAAACTATGCTAAATGTGAGCATTGTGGCCAACAAATTCCCTATGAACGTCTTGAGGTTTTGCCTTATACGACAGTATGTGCTAAATGCAGCCGTGAGGAAGAAAAGGAAGAGCAACACTCCCTGCATCGAGAACCAGTGGAAAATGAAATTTTAAATCGTCCTTTTTCCAGGACTTTTAATGATGGTACCGATCGGGTAATGTTTGATGGTGAGGATTCATGGCAGGCAGTGGCACGCTATGGGACTGCAGATACTCTTCAGGACTTGGGAACTAACCGGAATATTTCCGATCCTAATAATCTATATGAAGATTCGGACGAGACTATTGGCTCAGTCCAATTTATTGAAACCATAGAAACTCAACGGGAACCGGAAGGGCGCTTAAACACCATTCATTATAGTAAAGAGCACGGACAAACATAA
- the ileS gene encoding isoleucine--tRNA ligase, which translates to MDYRNTLNLPETDFPMRGNLPKREPEILKAWEEENLYEKVQKAREGCPKFILHDGPPYANGDIHLGHAINKVLKDIIVKYKTMMGFDAPYVPGWDTHGLPIEQQVIKKLGVNRHSVSALEFREKCKDYAEKYVGIQREEFRRLGVRGDWENPYLTLQKEYEAAQIGVFGDMTKKGYIYKGLKPVYWCPSCETALAEAEIEYADKPATAIYVKFAVRDGLSVLTEDNTFVVIWTTTPWTLPANQAISVHPEFKYAVVKANQEHWVVAEGMLESLRSLWKLELPVVKILSGKELEGVICKNPLMNRDSLVICGEHVTLEAGTGCVHTAPAHGEDDFYVSKKYDLTVLCPVDHQGKFTSEGGAYAGLKTGKANPVIVEDLKNSGDLVLEEIIEHSYPHCWRCKSPIIFRATEQWFASINGFRQAALDEIEKVRWIPAWGKDRIFNMIADRGDWCISRQRTWGVPIPIFYCQDCGKVLVNDQTIARVQEFFRQEGSDAWFAHSALELLPAGTACECGGTNFSKETDIMDVWFDSGTSHAGVLKQRPELSWPADLYLEGSDQHRGWFNSSLSTSVAAFGQAPYRNVLTHGFVVDEQGRKMSKSLGNGVDPLKVVQELGADILRLWVSSVDYKNDVAASPRIMKQMSEAYRKIRNTLRFLLSNLNDFDPAKDKVAYKDLQEIDRWALLKLSKVVERVLLGYESYEFHWTYHTIHNFCTIELSAVYLDIVKDRLYVEGKTSLLRRSAQTVLYEVLDALVRLLTPILSFMTEEIWPYIPGEKSAANVQIAEMPKVNSEWMDEELANRWDQILALRTDVSKILEIARQDKLISHPLTAQVDLYPTEEQYKSLKQVPNLAEIFIVSQLVMHLPDEERPEGVQAAEVNKGLGIHVQPAGGRKCERCWMFHEEVGKNEEFPTICPRCRNVISENSSRLID; encoded by the coding sequence ATGGACTATCGTAATACATTAAACCTACCCGAAACGGATTTCCCAATGCGGGGGAATCTTCCCAAAAGAGAACCGGAAATTCTCAAAGCATGGGAAGAAGAGAATCTTTATGAGAAAGTGCAAAAGGCTCGGGAAGGGTGCCCGAAATTCATTCTCCATGACGGCCCCCCCTACGCGAACGGCGATATTCATCTGGGACATGCTATTAATAAAGTACTTAAAGATATCATCGTCAAATATAAGACCATGATGGGTTTTGATGCTCCTTATGTTCCTGGTTGGGATACCCATGGACTTCCGATTGAACAACAAGTTATTAAAAAATTAGGAGTAAACCGTCATTCGGTTTCCGCCCTTGAATTTAGAGAGAAATGCAAGGATTATGCAGAGAAGTATGTAGGGATTCAACGGGAAGAATTCAGACGGCTTGGAGTAAGGGGGGATTGGGAAAACCCTTATCTGACTCTGCAAAAGGAGTATGAAGCTGCTCAAATAGGAGTTTTTGGGGATATGACTAAGAAAGGGTATATCTATAAAGGGTTAAAGCCTGTTTATTGGTGCCCTTCCTGTGAAACTGCACTTGCTGAGGCTGAAATTGAATATGCCGATAAGCCAGCTACTGCAATTTATGTGAAATTTGCGGTACGTGATGGACTAAGTGTTCTTACTGAAGATAACACATTTGTCGTTATTTGGACGACAACTCCATGGACACTGCCGGCAAATCAAGCAATTAGTGTACATCCTGAGTTTAAGTATGCCGTTGTAAAGGCGAACCAAGAACATTGGGTTGTTGCTGAAGGGATGTTAGAATCCCTACGTTCCCTCTGGAAGCTGGAACTTCCTGTAGTAAAGATACTTTCAGGAAAGGAACTTGAAGGGGTTATATGCAAAAATCCCCTTATGAATCGAGACTCGTTAGTAATCTGTGGGGAACATGTTACCTTAGAAGCCGGTACAGGGTGTGTTCATACAGCCCCTGCCCATGGTGAAGATGATTTCTATGTTAGCAAGAAGTATGACTTAACCGTTTTATGTCCCGTTGACCACCAAGGGAAATTTACCTCAGAAGGTGGCGCATATGCGGGACTAAAGACCGGAAAGGCAAATCCTGTAATTGTGGAGGATCTAAAGAATTCCGGAGATCTTGTACTTGAGGAAATCATCGAACACAGTTATCCTCACTGTTGGCGCTGTAAAAGCCCGATTATCTTTCGGGCAACTGAACAGTGGTTTGCTTCGATTAATGGTTTCCGACAAGCTGCTTTAGATGAGATAGAGAAGGTTCGCTGGATACCTGCTTGGGGAAAAGACCGGATCTTTAACATGATAGCCGACAGGGGAGATTGGTGTATTTCTCGGCAGCGGACTTGGGGAGTACCTATCCCGATCTTCTATTGTCAGGATTGTGGGAAAGTGTTAGTTAACGATCAAACTATTGCCAGGGTTCAAGAATTCTTCCGGCAGGAAGGTTCTGATGCTTGGTTTGCTCATTCTGCCTTGGAATTGTTGCCGGCGGGAACTGCTTGTGAGTGCGGAGGGACAAACTTCAGTAAAGAGACAGATATCATGGATGTATGGTTTGATTCTGGAACTAGCCATGCCGGTGTCCTGAAGCAGCGACCAGAACTGTCTTGGCCAGCGGATCTCTACTTGGAAGGTTCGGATCAACACCGTGGCTGGTTTAATTCCTCGCTGTCCACTTCTGTGGCTGCTTTTGGTCAGGCTCCTTACCGCAATGTATTAACCCATGGTTTTGTTGTGGATGAGCAGGGGCGCAAGATGTCAAAATCCTTGGGCAATGGGGTTGACCCTCTTAAAGTTGTTCAGGAATTAGGGGCGGATATTTTAAGGCTTTGGGTGAGTTCTGTAGACTATAAAAATGATGTTGCCGCTTCTCCGCGAATTATGAAACAAATGTCTGAAGCCTACCGTAAAATTCGCAATACTTTGCGTTTCTTGCTTAGCAATCTCAATGATTTTGATCCAGCTAAGGATAAAGTTGCTTATAAAGACCTTCAAGAAATTGACCGTTGGGCTCTGCTTAAGCTTTCCAAAGTAGTTGAACGAGTACTTCTGGGATATGAATCCTATGAATTCCACTGGACTTACCATACCATTCATAACTTCTGTACCATAGAATTAAGTGCCGTTTATCTGGATATTGTCAAAGACCGGCTTTATGTAGAAGGGAAAACATCTCTTCTTCGGCGCTCGGCTCAGACAGTTTTGTATGAAGTTCTTGATGCGCTGGTACGTCTTTTAACTCCAATCTTGTCCTTCATGACTGAAGAAATCTGGCCGTATATCCCTGGAGAAAAGAGTGCGGCAAATGTTCAAATAGCAGAAATGCCTAAAGTGAATTCTGAGTGGATGGACGAAGAACTGGCTAACCGATGGGATCAGATTCTTGCTTTACGCACAGATGTCTCAAAAATATTGGAAATTGCGCGACAGGACAAACTTATTAGTCATCCTTTAACTGCACAAGTTGATTTGTATCCGACAGAAGAACAGTACAAATCTCTTAAACAAGTTCCGAATTTGGCAGAAATCTTTATTGTTTCCCAGTTGGTTATGCATCTACCTGATGAAGAAAGACCTGAAGGGGTACAGGCAGCGGAAGTTAATAAGGGATTAGGAATTCATGTTCAACCAGCCGGAGGAAGAAAATGCGAGCGCTGTTGGATGTTCCATGAGGAAGTTGGCAAGAATGAAGAGTTTCCGACGATTTGCCCTCGATGTAGGAACGTGATTTCAGAAAATTCCAGTAGACTTATTGACTGA
- the gcvT gene encoding glycine cleavage system aminomethyltransferase GcvT, whose protein sequence is MNELKRTPLYEEHLAHKAKLIDFGGWEMPVQYVGVIDEHHAVRTKAGLFDVSHMGEIEVRGQDALEFIQMLITNDVSKLEDGRILYSPMCYPSGGIVDDLLVYRYNSQHFLIVVNASNTDKDYAWILKQADSFNVNLGNVSDQYAQLALQGPLAETVLQRITELNLSQIKYYSFTHGNIDGISCLVSRTGYTGEDGFEIYVTPEHSRQLWRKILEVGALEGVQPIGLGARDTLRFEARLPLYGNELGAEISPLEAGLGIFVKLDKVNFIGKEVILAQKEQGVPRKLVGLEMIERGIARSHYPLQKDGQEIGFVTSGSFSPTLNKNIALGLVKADLAIQGQILDVMIRGKAVKARIVPSLFYKREDQSKPK, encoded by the coding sequence ATGAATGAATTAAAACGCACTCCACTTTACGAAGAGCATTTGGCTCATAAGGCAAAACTTATTGATTTTGGCGGATGGGAAATGCCTGTTCAATATGTTGGTGTTATAGATGAACATCATGCCGTTCGGACTAAGGCCGGCCTTTTCGATGTGTCTCATATGGGTGAGATAGAGGTTCGTGGTCAAGATGCTTTAGAGTTTATTCAAATGCTGATCACGAATGATGTCAGTAAGCTGGAAGATGGCAGAATTCTATACTCTCCTATGTGCTATCCAAGCGGTGGAATTGTGGATGACTTGTTGGTTTATCGATATAATTCTCAACATTTTCTGATTGTTGTAAATGCCTCCAATACCGATAAGGACTATGCTTGGATATTAAAACAAGCAGACAGTTTTAATGTGAACTTAGGGAATGTCTCTGACCAATATGCTCAGCTTGCCTTACAAGGTCCTCTAGCGGAAACTGTCTTACAGCGTATTACAGAACTTAATCTTTCACAGATTAAATACTATAGTTTCACTCACGGGAATATTGACGGGATTAGTTGTCTGGTTTCCCGGACGGGCTATACAGGAGAAGACGGATTTGAGATTTATGTTACTCCTGAACATAGTCGGCAACTGTGGAGAAAAATATTGGAAGTTGGTGCTCTAGAGGGTGTACAGCCGATTGGGCTGGGTGCACGTGACACATTGCGCTTTGAAGCTCGTCTTCCGTTATATGGGAATGAATTAGGAGCGGAGATTTCTCCTCTTGAAGCTGGGCTTGGAATTTTTGTTAAGCTAGATAAGGTGAATTTTATTGGCAAGGAGGTAATTCTCGCTCAAAAAGAACAAGGTGTACCGCGAAAGTTAGTAGGATTAGAAATGATTGAACGTGGAATAGCCCGTTCCCACTATCCCTTACAAAAAGATGGGCAAGAGATTGGATTTGTTACATCTGGCTCATTTTCACCAACTCTAAACAAAAACATTGCTTTAGGATTAGTCAAGGCCGATTTAGCGATTCAGGGTCAGATTCTTGATGTAATGATCCGTGGAAAAGCAGTTAAAGCAAGAATTGTTCCCTCCTTGTTTTATAAACGTGAGGATCAATCAAAACCCAAGTAA
- a CDS encoding DivIVA domain-containing protein, whose translation MEMTPLDIRNKAFRKGIRGYQCEEVEKFLENVSQEFELAYTENFELREKTKALETEIGHYRQIENTLQQTLVLAQQTAEEVKESARQEAAIILREAEHAKTIKVAEAQKKWEEIQEEIQGLARKRDLLRTQLKSFLIAHLDLETLQEKNEGIA comes from the coding sequence ATGGAAATGACTCCACTTGATATACGAAATAAAGCTTTTCGCAAAGGGATTCGCGGCTATCAATGTGAGGAAGTGGAGAAATTCCTCGAGAATGTCAGCCAAGAATTTGAATTAGCATATACAGAGAATTTCGAACTCCGTGAAAAGACGAAAGCGTTAGAAACGGAAATCGGACATTATCGGCAAATAGAGAATACCTTACAACAGACTTTGGTGTTGGCTCAACAAACTGCTGAAGAAGTCAAGGAGTCTGCGCGTCAGGAGGCGGCAATTATTCTGCGAGAGGCAGAACATGCTAAGACAATAAAGGTTGCTGAAGCACAGAAGAAGTGGGAAGAAATTCAAGAAGAGATCCAAGGTCTTGCCAGGAAACGCGATTTATTGCGTACGCAACTTAAGTCTTTTTTAATAGCCCATCTAGATTTAGAAACCTTACAAGAGAAAAATGAAGGCATCGCTTAA
- the gcvPA gene encoding aminomethyl-transferring glycine dehydrogenase subunit GcvPA, with amino-acid sequence MNFVPNTDSQKERLLARIGAKSLDDLFADIPQEVRLQRALAIPGGMSEQELVKQVKGLAALNKTVEEYSSFLGAGAYEHYIPSFIDQLLLRSEFYTAYTPYQPEISQGTLQAIYEYQTLVCELTGMDVTNASMYDGASALAEAALMSCDATRRNKVLVLTTVHPEYREVLKTYLPPRGVEIIEVPFKEGVMDQAALDAVLQEDIAGVLVQTPNFFGGLENVEQVVQMAHAKGALVVVSVNPVSLGLVKSPGECGVDIVVGEGQPFGNPLNYGGPYLGFLSCRDKFVRRMPGRIVGATTDKSGKRGYVLTLQAREQHIRREKATSNICSNEALCALAFTMHLSALGKIGLKQMAYLNLQNAHYAAREISKLPGMSLFFSGPFFHEFVIKTEIEPAKINKVLLENKIIGGLDLARFYPELDHHLLFCVTETKSKADIDRLVARLGEIQ; translated from the coding sequence ATGAACTTCGTACCGAATACGGACAGCCAAAAAGAACGGCTCTTAGCCCGTATCGGGGCTAAGTCACTTGATGATCTTTTTGCAGATATTCCCCAGGAAGTCCGTTTGCAGCGTGCGCTGGCTATTCCTGGAGGGATGTCGGAGCAAGAATTAGTCAAACAGGTCAAAGGTTTGGCGGCTTTAAATAAAACTGTCGAAGAGTATAGTTCATTTTTGGGAGCTGGAGCTTATGAACATTACATTCCCAGCTTCATTGACCAATTATTGTTGCGCTCAGAGTTCTACACAGCCTATACACCTTATCAACCTGAGATTAGTCAGGGAACCCTTCAAGCAATTTATGAATATCAAACCTTGGTTTGTGAATTGACGGGAATGGATGTCACGAATGCTTCCATGTACGATGGAGCTTCGGCACTAGCAGAAGCAGCTCTTATGAGCTGTGATGCTACACGGCGAAATAAAGTGTTAGTTTTGACTACGGTGCATCCGGAATATCGTGAAGTCTTGAAAACATATTTGCCGCCTCGGGGTGTAGAAATAATTGAAGTTCCTTTCAAAGAAGGTGTAATGGATCAGGCGGCTTTAGATGCTGTATTGCAAGAAGATATTGCAGGCGTACTTGTTCAAACTCCCAACTTTTTTGGCGGTCTAGAAAATGTGGAACAAGTTGTCCAGATGGCTCATGCCAAGGGTGCCTTAGTGGTTGTCTCTGTTAACCCAGTTTCATTAGGACTGGTTAAGTCTCCGGGTGAGTGTGGGGTTGATATTGTAGTAGGTGAAGGTCAGCCTTTCGGAAACCCGCTGAATTATGGTGGGCCATACTTGGGGTTCTTGTCATGCCGAGATAAGTTTGTCCGTCGTATGCCTGGGCGAATAGTTGGGGCTACAACTGATAAATCTGGAAAGCGAGGATATGTTTTAACTCTTCAGGCACGTGAACAACATATTCGACGGGAAAAAGCGACTTCAAACATATGCTCGAATGAAGCGCTTTGCGCCCTTGCTTTTACAATGCATTTAAGTGCCTTAGGTAAAATAGGACTAAAACAAATGGCCTATCTAAATCTGCAAAATGCCCACTATGCTGCTCGAGAAATTTCTAAACTACCTGGGATGAGCTTGTTTTTTTCTGGGCCGTTTTTCCATGAATTTGTGATTAAGACTGAAATTGAACCTGCGAAAATTAATAAAGTACTCTTAGAAAATAAAATTATTGGTGGGCTTGATCTGGCTCGTTTCTATCCGGAACTCGATCACCATCTCCTCTTCTGTGTAACAGAAACGAAATCAAAAGCAGATATTGATCGGCTAGTGGCCAGATTGGGGGAAATCCAGTGA
- the gcvH gene encoding glycine cleavage system protein GcvH has protein sequence MNPVDVKYNKEHEYAKVEGNIITFGITDHAQKSLGDVVFVELPDVGTTVTAGKSYGTVESVKAVSDISASVSGKVVEVNTSVMDTPDLLNSDPYGEGWLIKVEAEDLAPLESMMSVEEYETFLAQEEH, from the coding sequence ATGAATCCAGTTGATGTAAAGTATAACAAAGAGCATGAATACGCAAAGGTTGAAGGAAACATTATAACTTTTGGTATAACAGACCACGCCCAAAAAAGCCTTGGAGACGTAGTGTTTGTCGAGCTCCCGGATGTAGGAACAACGGTAACCGCCGGAAAATCTTACGGTACAGTTGAATCAGTTAAAGCTGTATCTGACATCTCTGCTTCTGTGAGTGGAAAAGTTGTAGAAGTGAACACTTCAGTTATGGATACACCTGATTTATTAAATTCTGACCCCTATGGAGAGGGCTGGTTGATTAAGGTTGAGGCTGAAGATTTAGCTCCGCTGGAAAGTATGATGTCCGTTGAGGAATATGAGACATTTTTAGCACAGGAGGAACATTAG
- the gcvPB gene encoding aminomethyl-transferring glycine dehydrogenase subunit GcvPB codes for MKVLEPLIFDLSADGRTAVSLPACDVAEVPIENLIPESLLRKQEPLLPEVSEVDAVRHFTHLSTFNHGVDTGFYPLGSCTMKYNPKVNEMLSRLPGFTALHPYQPESLTQGALQLMAELQEDLCELTGMDGFTLQPAAGAHGEMTGILIIKAYHDHRQDTKRSKVVVPDSAHGTNPATAAMAGYEIIQIPSNERGGVDLEALKEVLNDEVAALMLTNPNTVGLFDENILEITKLVHDVGGLLYYDGANTNAVMGIARPGDMGFDVVHLNLHKTFSTPHGGGGPGSGPVGVKEFLIPYLPKPLVVRSEDGVFTLKNDMPLSIGRVRSFYANFSVLVRAYAYIRSLGGAGLRSASENAVLNANYLMSILKDHYYLPFERVCMHEFIITPKNLKSTGVHTLDIAKRLLDYGYHPPTIYFPIIVEEAMMIEPTETESIETLDKFAEVLIKIAEEARNDSDLVKNAPYTTFVTRLDEVSAVRKPNLRWRKES; via the coding sequence GTGAAAGTTTTAGAACCGCTAATTTTTGATCTAAGTGCCGATGGACGAACTGCAGTAAGTCTACCTGCCTGTGATGTAGCGGAAGTTCCTATTGAAAATCTCATACCTGAGAGTTTATTGCGTAAGCAAGAACCGTTGCTTCCGGAAGTCTCTGAAGTAGACGCTGTCCGTCACTTTACTCACCTGTCTACCTTCAATCATGGTGTTGATACTGGGTTTTATCCTCTAGGGTCTTGTACGATGAAGTATAATCCAAAGGTTAATGAAATGTTGTCCCGCCTTCCAGGTTTTACTGCTCTGCATCCCTATCAGCCGGAGTCGCTGACTCAAGGAGCTTTACAGCTTATGGCAGAGTTACAGGAGGATCTTTGTGAATTAACCGGAATGGATGGGTTTACACTTCAACCAGCCGCCGGAGCCCACGGAGAAATGACAGGGATACTAATTATCAAAGCCTATCACGATCATCGCCAAGACACCAAACGTTCAAAGGTCGTAGTTCCAGATTCGGCTCATGGAACAAATCCCGCTACAGCTGCAATGGCCGGGTACGAAATAATTCAAATTCCCTCCAATGAACGTGGTGGGGTGGATCTTGAAGCTTTGAAAGAGGTTCTAAATGACGAGGTTGCGGCTCTGATGCTGACAAATCCTAACACTGTGGGTCTATTTGATGAAAATATTTTAGAAATAACCAAGTTGGTTCATGATGTGGGCGGGTTATTATACTACGATGGAGCGAATACAAATGCTGTAATGGGTATTGCCCGTCCGGGGGATATGGGCTTTGATGTTGTCCATCTAAATTTGCACAAAACCTTTTCAACACCCCATGGGGGCGGAGGGCCGGGGTCTGGACCGGTTGGGGTTAAGGAATTTCTGATTCCTTATCTTCCTAAACCACTGGTTGTACGGTCCGAAGATGGAGTCTTTACACTTAAAAATGATATGCCTTTATCTATAGGACGTGTACGCTCTTTTTATGCAAATTTTTCAGTACTTGTAAGGGCCTATGCCTACATTCGTAGCCTTGGCGGGGCGGGATTAAGGTCAGCTTCAGAAAATGCAGTTTTGAATGCCAATTATCTTATGAGTATTCTTAAAGACCATTATTATCTCCCCTTTGAACGCGTCTGCATGCATGAATTTATTATTACCCCTAAGAACCTTAAGTCAACGGGAGTACACACCTTAGATATTGCAAAACGTTTGTTAGACTATGGCTATCACCCTCCAACTATTTATTTCCCGATAATTGTTGAAGAGGCTATGATGATAGAGCCTACAGAAACTGAAAGCATTGAAACACTAGATAAGTTTGCTGAAGTTCTAATTAAGATTGCTGAAGAAGCTCGGAATGATTCGGATCTGGTAAAGAACGCCCCCTATACCACATTTGTAACCCGTTTGGATGAAGTAAGTGCCGTCAGAAAACCAAACTTACGTTGGCGTAAAGAGTCTTAA
- the lspA gene encoding signal peptidase II → MLVWLAIIGVWGIDRFLKVLIQTYFIPGETLKVFPGIFHLTYVLNPGAAFGLMAGRTWIFILTAVLVVGGVVYGQYRIPRHERITRLALGIIGGGALGNLYDRLVIGRVVDYLDFQIWPYVFNFADSMIVVGVGLLLLAIYRDERASRRSELDVNDE, encoded by the coding sequence TTGTTAGTTTGGCTTGCAATAATTGGGGTTTGGGGTATTGATCGTTTTCTAAAGGTTTTAATTCAAACATACTTTATTCCGGGCGAAACGCTAAAAGTTTTCCCCGGGATATTCCATTTGACCTATGTCTTGAATCCAGGTGCAGCTTTTGGTCTGATGGCGGGCCGAACTTGGATTTTTATCCTTACAGCGGTTCTGGTTGTTGGAGGTGTGGTTTATGGGCAATATCGTATACCGCGCCATGAGAGGATTACTAGACTGGCATTAGGGATAATTGGAGGCGGAGCACTGGGGAATTTGTACGATAGGCTGGTTATAGGACGGGTTGTAGACTATCTTGATTTTCAGATTTGGCCGTATGTGTTTAACTTCGCTGATAGTATGATTGTTGTAGGGGTAGGATTACTGTTGCTGGCTATTTATCGGGATGAGAGAGCCTCAAGGAGATCTGAACTTGATGTAAATGATGAGTAG